From the Blastocatellia bacterium genome, one window contains:
- a CDS encoding formylglycine-generating enzyme family protein encodes MLNQLNKNMTASKKILLVIALVFTGIFVDKAQAQDIGIFSEPAPKKKPVEKPPVRKPTPRKTEKPDNNLEKAVEKVKSLFTLTVISDPIECEVYINDVYRGTTSTANGKLIIPDLDPKISYNLRIYKRGIGEDLQSLQLTEDKVLNLSLTQVAKTSDPLNKVDENTTNNTTEVKKEPDKQPDKELNKEADTTSTNNSTTPPTTVNPPKPITPPQREMVFIPAGDTVIGVNAGAKNNTARPQHKVSIPGFYMDVYEVTNEDYKLFCDATNRVYPTNPAWDKNYFLDKPNHPAINVSWEDANAYAAWVGKRLPTEEEWEKAARGPEARIWPWGKDYQPNLSNLSGKEDGFETTAPVGSLPSGVSPYGLQDTIGNVWEWTSSRYIPYPGAPLIDDERLNKENFRVIRGGGYNTPSGPPLNATFRFPGEIGKTYEATGFRCAK; translated from the coding sequence GTGCTAAATCAATTAAATAAAAATATGACGGCATCAAAAAAAATCTTATTAGTCATTGCCCTAGTTTTTACAGGTATTTTTGTAGACAAAGCCCAAGCACAGGATATTGGCATTTTTAGTGAACCAGCACCAAAGAAAAAACCTGTGGAAAAGCCGCCTGTGCGCAAACCTACACCCAGAAAAACAGAAAAACCAGACAACAACTTGGAAAAAGCCGTGGAAAAAGTAAAGTCGCTTTTTACTTTGACTGTTATTTCTGATCCTATAGAGTGTGAAGTATATATAAATGATGTTTATCGAGGAACAACATCAACAGCTAATGGAAAACTAATTATTCCTGATTTGGATCCAAAGATTTCTTATAACTTACGCATTTACAAACGTGGAATAGGTGAAGATTTACAAAGTTTGCAGCTTACAGAAGATAAAGTGCTTAATCTTTCACTTACACAAGTTGCAAAAACCAGTGATCCTTTAAATAAAGTTGATGAAAATACAACAAATAATACAACAGAAGTAAAAAAAGAACCTGACAAGCAACCAGACAAAGAACTTAATAAAGAAGCTGATACTACATCAACCAATAATTCGACTACTCCGCCAACTACTGTAAATCCACCTAAACCTATTACTCCGCCACAAAGAGAAATGGTCTTTATTCCTGCTGGGGACACTGTAATTGGAGTAAATGCAGGTGCAAAAAACAATACTGCTAGACCTCAACATAAAGTCTCTATTCCTGGCTTTTATATGGATGTTTATGAAGTAACAAATGAAGATTACAAGCTATTTTGTGATGCTACTAATCGCGTTTATCCTACAAACCCTGCATGGGATAAAAATTATTTTTTAGATAAACCAAATCATCCAGCAATAAATGTTTCTTGGGAAGATGCTAATGCTTATGCTGCTTGGGTTGGTAAAAGACTTCCAACAGAAGAAGAATGGGAAAAAGCTGCACGTGGCCCTGAAGCAAGAATTTGGCCATGGGGAAAAGACTATCAGCCAAATCTTTCTAATTTATCAGGTAAAGAAGATGGTTTTGAAACAACTGCACCTGTAGGTAGCTTGCCTAGTGGAGTTAGCCCTTATGGACTACAAGATACAATTGGAAATGTTTGGGAATGGACATCTAGTCGTTATATACCTTACCCAGGCGCACCACTTATAGACGATGAGCGTTTAAACAAAGAAAATTTTCGTGTGATTAGAGGAGGTGGATATAATACCCCATCTGGCCCGCCTCTTAATGCAACTTTTCGTTTCCCTGGTGAAATTGGTAAAACCTATGAAGCAACAGGATTTCGTTGTGCTAAATAA
- a CDS encoding SUMF1/EgtB/PvdO family nonheme iron enzyme yields the protein MKECVSCSRKFPDHMVFCPFDGDMLDGEMEDPLVGRVIDGKYRLEEKLGEGGMGTVYRAKHVLIQNDLAVKILHSPLVADRHAVARFQREATAAARIKHPNAVGVTDFGRTEDEIVYIVMELFVGKSLRDIIEELGPLPIERSITIVRQVCLALDAAHRSGIIHRDVKPDNIVIENNNGQGELVKVLDFGIAKLKDGPSNESGGRLTRQGVIIGSPHYLSPEQCQNSELDARSDLYSLGIVLYEMFTADVPFKAPTPIAVAMMHTTETPVHVKEKRPDLPDPIAKIVMDALEKKPENRPQSAIEMAQELEKASIECAIALPPLPGASTAYTLPTTSSASIPIVSPDLANLHDPYKSNPQLKPLLNNGVNKFATTGSLSPEKPSRDTMPEKPLTGRLTPLITSSTKKVDDTPSFIVNTPQYTPSNIPTPISLGNTSAINALPYRETEEVKAKSKSIFIFGSIAAIVLLVAVSYFALFRSSNSSTTTSTTNSTTTNPIAKIPEGMLLVKGGKFKMGYDAPADDDKNKYVGPAFETTVADFYIDKTEVSNQDYKKFIDATKHPAPANWKNNQFPSGQDLFPVTNVTWEDAQSYAKWAEKRLPTEKEWEYAARGTDGRIYPWGKSWEQGVAISQELKEDAPRTVGSLPKGASPFGVLDMAGNVWEWTADKFSSYPNNKEPVDSKLANANVIRGGSFRSDQKVLTTYVRNFVPPNFKDDILGFRCAKSIK from the coding sequence ATGAAGGAATGTGTTAGTTGTAGCCGCAAATTCCCAGATCATATGGTTTTTTGTCCATTTGATGGAGACATGCTAGATGGAGAAATGGAAGATCCGCTAGTTGGTCGCGTCATAGATGGCAAATATCGTTTAGAAGAAAAATTGGGCGAAGGCGGAATGGGAACAGTTTATAGAGCTAAACATGTGCTAATTCAAAATGATTTAGCAGTGAAAATTCTCCATTCTCCTTTAGTGGCTGACCGTCATGCTGTAGCACGTTTTCAACGTGAAGCAACTGCTGCTGCTCGTATTAAACACCCAAATGCAGTAGGAGTTACTGATTTTGGACGGACTGAAGATGAAATTGTTTATATTGTGATGGAGCTTTTTGTAGGCAAATCCTTAAGAGATATTATTGAGGAACTAGGCCCTCTACCTATAGAGCGATCCATTACTATAGTTCGTCAAGTTTGTTTGGCTTTAGATGCTGCCCATCGTAGCGGTATTATTCACCGAGATGTTAAACCAGATAACATTGTAATTGAAAATAATAATGGTCAAGGTGAATTGGTAAAAGTTCTAGATTTTGGTATTGCTAAACTTAAAGACGGCCCAAGCAATGAATCGGGAGGACGATTAACTCGTCAAGGCGTAATTATTGGCTCACCTCATTATCTTTCGCCAGAACAATGCCAAAACTCTGAACTTGACGCTAGATCTGACTTATATAGCTTAGGTATTGTGCTGTATGAAATGTTTACTGCCGATGTACCTTTTAAGGCTCCTACACCAATTGCTGTTGCAATGATGCACACAACAGAAACACCTGTTCATGTAAAAGAAAAAAGACCTGATCTACCAGACCCCATTGCTAAAATAGTGATGGATGCTTTAGAGAAAAAACCAGAAAACCGTCCTCAATCAGCTATAGAAATGGCTCAAGAACTAGAAAAAGCCTCTATAGAATGTGCCATAGCTCTTCCACCTCTACCTGGAGCATCTACAGCTTATACTTTACCAACTACTAGCAGTGCTAGTATTCCAATAGTAAGCCCAGATCTAGCTAATCTACACGATCCTTATAAAAGTAATCCTCAACTTAAACCTCTTTTAAACAATGGTGTTAATAAATTTGCTACAACAGGCTCATTATCTCCTGAAAAACCTTCTAGAGATACTATGCCAGAAAAACCTCTTACAGGAAGATTAACTCCTCTAATAACGAGTAGCACAAAGAAAGTAGATGATACTCCTAGCTTTATTGTTAATACTCCTCAATATACTCCCAGCAATATACCTACACCTATTTCTTTAGGCAATACTTCTGCTATTAATGCACTACCTTATCGTGAAACAGAAGAAGTTAAAGCTAAATCTAAAAGTATTTTTATTTTTGGCAGCATAGCCGCTATTGTTTTACTAGTGGCTGTTTCTTATTTTGCTTTATTTAGGTCTAGTAATAGTTCAACTACAACAAGCACTACAAATAGTACTACTACAAATCCGATAGCAAAAATACCCGAAGGAATGCTTTTAGTAAAGGGTGGAAAGTTTAAGATGGGTTATGATGCGCCAGCAGATGATGATAAAAATAAATATGTTGGGCCAGCATTCGAGACAACAGTAGCAGACTTTTATATTGATAAAACAGAAGTAAGCAATCAAGACTATAAAAAATTTATTGATGCAACAAAACATCCTGCTCCTGCAAATTGGAAAAATAATCAATTTCCCTCTGGTCAAGATTTATTTCCTGTAACTAATGTTACATGGGAAGATGCGCAAAGCTATGCTAAGTGGGCTGAAAAACGTCTCCCTACAGAGAAAGAATGGGAATACGCTGCACGAGGAACAGATGGACGTATTTATCCTTGGGGTAAGAGTTGGGAACAAGGTGTAGCAATATCACAAGAATTAAAAGAAGATGCTCCTCGCACAGTTGGAAGTTTACCAAAAGGAGCAAGTCCATTTGGGGTGTTAGATATGGCTGGAAATGTTTGGGAATGGACAGCAGATAAATTCTCTTCTTATCCAAATAATAAAGAACCTGTTGATTCTAAATTAGCAAATGCTAATGTTATTCGTGGGGGAAGTTTTAGATCTGATCAAAAAGTTTTAACTACATACGTTCGCAATTTTGTTCCTCCTAACTTTAAGGATGATATTTTAGGTTTTCGTTGTGCTAAATCAATTAAATAA
- the efp gene encoding elongation factor P, which translates to MRANQIRRGMIILFNGIPHRVMDARHHTPGNLRAMMQTKLRNVMTGASLETRFSATEDVERATLEQHMFKYLYSDNSTHYFMNEETYEQIELDDEALGDGTYYLIPDLTIQVEFYDGKPIGIDLPASVELTVVETEPELKGATISNSNKPAKLETGLTIQVPPFIKEGDRIRVDTTENKYMERANK; encoded by the coding sequence ATGAGAGCAAATCAAATTCGACGCGGTATGATTATCCTTTTTAATGGCATACCTCATCGTGTTATGGATGCGCGTCACCATACGCCAGGCAATCTACGAGCAATGATGCAAACTAAACTACGTAATGTTATGACGGGTGCTTCATTAGAAACCCGTTTTAGTGCTACTGAAGACGTTGAACGTGCAACATTAGAACAACATATGTTTAAGTATCTTTATAGTGATAATAGCACTCACTATTTTATGAATGAAGAAACTTATGAACAAATAGAACTAGATGATGAAGCATTAGGAGATGGAACATATTACTTAATCCCAGATTTAACCATCCAAGTAGAATTTTATGACGGTAAACCTATAGGAATTGACCTACCTGCTTCTGTAGAGTTAACAGTTGTTGAAACTGAGCCAGAATTAAAAGGTGCAACTATAAGTAATTCTAATAAGCCTGCTAAATTAGAAACAGGTCTAACAATCCAAGTCCCTCCTTTTATTAAAGAAGGTGATCGTATTCGTGTTGATACAACGGAAAATAAATATATGGAACGGGCTAATAAATAA
- the lpxK gene encoding tetraacyldisaccharide 4'-kinase has protein sequence MTQPSDFLPKSKLLRAFIYLPAKLYQLIVSLRMLLYEQQYFQAKTLSKTVISVGNISVGGTGKTPLIEYIARFLNEENLETAILSRGYKRANNTKKQLVISDGKQMLASLLEAGDEAFMLAEKLKGVKIIVGANRFQTGQLAIKDLGCDVILLDDGFQHLKLKRDLDIVMLDATNPFDNGEMIPYGKLREPLYGLKRAQMIVVSRADREINRDLIFQVLSGLELNIPVFYSDHDFVGLRELATNKPIALRKLISAKVAILCALGNPDVFISDLESYQAKVVSKHVFIDHHNYQQIDIDKIVLEAKEAKAEFIVTTEKDAVKLRKFSFELPVYVVEIKVSIEDEPRFKSLILKTVMKKLKT, from the coding sequence ATGACTCAACCCTCTGACTTTTTACCTAAATCTAAATTGCTCCGCGCATTTATTTACTTACCAGCCAAGCTATATCAATTGATTGTTAGTTTGCGAATGCTGCTTTATGAACAGCAGTATTTCCAAGCAAAAACTTTAAGTAAAACTGTGATTAGTGTTGGAAATATTTCTGTTGGTGGAACAGGAAAAACTCCATTGATAGAATATATTGCTAGATTTCTTAATGAAGAAAACTTAGAAACAGCCATTCTTAGCCGAGGTTATAAACGTGCAAATAACACAAAAAAACAGTTAGTAATTTCTGATGGAAAACAAATGCTTGCATCTTTGCTTGAAGCGGGGGATGAAGCCTTTATGTTGGCTGAAAAGTTAAAAGGAGTAAAAATTATTGTTGGTGCAAACCGCTTTCAAACAGGACAGTTAGCCATAAAAGACTTAGGTTGTGATGTGATTTTGCTTGATGATGGATTTCAACACTTAAAACTTAAGCGAGATTTAGATATTGTTATGCTAGATGCTACTAATCCTTTTGATAATGGGGAAATGATTCCCTATGGCAAATTAAGAGAGCCTCTTTATGGTCTAAAACGCGCTCAAATGATTGTTGTTAGCCGAGCAGATCGAGAAATTAACAGAGATCTAATTTTTCAAGTTTTATCAGGTTTAGAATTAAATATTCCTGTTTTTTACTCTGACCATGATTTTGTAGGACTTCGAGAACTAGCAACTAATAAACCTATTGCACTACGTAAACTTATTAGTGCTAAAGTAGCTATTTTATGTGCTTTAGGAAATCCTGATGTTTTTATCTCTGATTTGGAAAGCTATCAAGCCAAAGTAGTTTCAAAACATGTCTTCATCGACCACCATAACTACCAACAAATAGATATAGATAAAATAGTATTGGAAGCAAAAGAAGCTAAAGCAGAGTTTATTGTTACTACAGAAAAAGATGCAGTAAAACTTCGTAAATTCTCTTTTGAACTACCAGTTTATGTTGTTGAAATAAAAGTAAGTATTGAAGATGAACCAAGGTTCAAATCTTTAATACTTAAAACTGTAATGAAAAAGCTTAAAACCTAG